Proteins found in one Sphingobium sp. V4 genomic segment:
- a CDS encoding terminase large subunit translates to MGQPAEALSWNFACPDWVERLKAGKSLLPPLPLNDNEADRAIAIFNNLRLPDVPGQPLMADAAGEWGRDIVRAIFGSMVDGERQVREVMALVPKKNAKTTNGAAIGVTALLMNERPRAEFVLVGPTQEIADTAFQQASGMIDADPYLKQRFHVADHRKAIWDRVLKATLKIKTFDMKVATGSKPVMVLIDELHLMGAISYASRVIGQLRGGMIANPEAFLVIITTQSDEAPAGAFKTELDYARGVRDGRIANGKMLPLLYEFPEAMQTDQAKPWQDPRHWHMVLPNLGRSISIARLVEEYQAAVDKGPEEERRWASQHLNIQIGMALHTDRWRGADYWEAAADTTLTLSELLARCEVAVVGVDGGGLDDLYGLCVAGRERGTKRWLYWFKGWVYAEVLGLRQEIAPRLLDFEKNGDLVIIGHNGGPPLDDDLDDETPPSELFCDEQDVREIVAIIEQVKDSGLLPEKGAIGLDPEGIGALVDALAEIGLVQPQVVGITQGYRLASAVWSLERKLKHRMAAHSGAPIINWCVGNAKAEQRGNAVIITKQAAGKAKIDLFMAALNATKLLEANPEAGSGNLDEWIAGLAA, encoded by the coding sequence GTGGGCCAACCTGCTGAAGCACTGAGCTGGAATTTCGCCTGCCCGGATTGGGTAGAGCGACTGAAGGCGGGTAAATCCCTTCTGCCGCCATTGCCGTTGAACGATAATGAGGCCGACCGGGCCATCGCGATCTTCAACAATCTGAGGCTTCCTGACGTGCCTGGGCAGCCTTTGATGGCGGACGCTGCGGGGGAATGGGGGCGCGATATCGTCCGGGCTATCTTCGGCTCCATGGTCGATGGCGAGCGCCAGGTGCGCGAAGTCATGGCGCTGGTGCCGAAGAAGAACGCGAAGACCACCAACGGCGCGGCGATCGGCGTGACGGCACTGCTCATGAACGAGCGGCCGCGTGCGGAATTTGTGCTGGTCGGGCCGACACAGGAGATTGCCGACACTGCTTTCCAGCAGGCGTCAGGCATGATCGACGCCGATCCATACTTGAAGCAGCGCTTTCATGTCGCGGATCACCGCAAGGCGATCTGGGACCGCGTCCTGAAGGCCACGCTCAAGATCAAGACCTTCGATATGAAGGTAGCCACCGGCTCCAAGCCTGTGATGGTGCTGATCGATGAGTTGCACCTCATGGGGGCGATCAGCTACGCGTCACGCGTGATCGGCCAGCTGCGCGGTGGTATGATCGCGAACCCGGAAGCGTTTCTGGTCATCATCACGACGCAGAGCGACGAAGCTCCGGCGGGCGCGTTCAAGACGGAACTGGATTATGCGCGCGGCGTCCGCGACGGTCGGATTGCAAACGGCAAGATGCTGCCGCTGCTCTACGAATTTCCGGAGGCGATGCAGACCGACCAGGCTAAGCCCTGGCAGGATCCGCGTCACTGGCACATGGTTTTGCCCAATCTGGGACGGTCCATTTCTATCGCGCGCCTGGTGGAAGAGTATCAGGCGGCCGTCGACAAGGGTCCGGAGGAAGAGAGGCGTTGGGCTTCCCAGCACCTCAACATCCAGATCGGCATGGCGCTGCATACCGATCGCTGGCGGGGCGCCGATTATTGGGAAGCTGCGGCCGACACGACGCTGACATTGTCGGAGCTATTGGCCCGGTGCGAGGTGGCGGTCGTAGGTGTCGACGGCGGCGGCCTAGATGACCTTTACGGGTTGTGCGTTGCAGGCCGGGAGAGAGGCACGAAACGCTGGCTCTACTGGTTCAAGGGCTGGGTCTACGCCGAGGTGTTAGGGCTGCGGCAGGAAATTGCCCCGCGACTGCTGGACTTTGAGAAGAATGGCGACTTGGTCATCATCGGCCATAATGGCGGTCCGCCATTAGATGATGACTTGGATGATGAGACGCCGCCATCCGAGCTGTTCTGCGACGAGCAGGATGTACGTGAGATCGTCGCGATCATTGAGCAGGTAAAAGATAGTGGGTTACTGCCAGAGAAAGGTGCGATCGGTCTCGATCCCGAAGGGATCGGTGCTCTGGTGGATGCGCTGGCCGAAATCGGCCTGGTGCAACCGCAAGTCGTCGGCATCACGCAGGGCTACCGTCTCGCGTCAGCCGTCTGGTCTCTCGAACGGAAACTGAAACATCGCATGGCGGCCCATTCGGGTGCGCCGATCATCAACTGGTGCGTCGGAAACGCGAAAGCCGAGCAAAGGGGCAATGCTGTGATCATCACTAAGCAGGCCGCCGGCAAAGCGAAGATCGACCTGTTCATGGCGGCATTGAACGCCACCAAATTGCTGGAAGCAAATCCGGAAGCGGGCAGCGGAAACCTAGACGAATGGATCGCGGGACTGGCCGCATGA
- a CDS encoding HK97-gp10 family putative phage morphogenesis protein yields MARSGKFEGFREASRQMNEMSKAMARGVGRKALTVPAEMLARDVRANVPVLTGETYESVDVTAAKQKGGVALQVVAAHIAAVQLEFGNSDQAATPFFRPAVDAGFDRRNQAFADALVIEVDTAVIKKAASDARKAAKG; encoded by the coding sequence ATGGCGCGCTCTGGTAAATTCGAGGGGTTCCGCGAAGCATCCCGGCAGATGAACGAGATGAGCAAGGCGATGGCTCGCGGTGTTGGGCGCAAGGCGCTGACGGTGCCGGCGGAAATGCTCGCGCGTGACGTTCGGGCCAATGTGCCGGTGCTGACCGGCGAAACTTATGAGAGCGTCGACGTAACGGCCGCCAAGCAGAAGGGCGGCGTCGCGCTCCAGGTGGTTGCTGCGCATATCGCCGCCGTCCAGCTGGAGTTCGGGAACAGCGATCAGGCCGCGACGCCCTTCTTCCGCCCCGCTGTCGATGCGGGGTTCGATCGGCGCAACCAGGCGTTCGCGGACGCGCTCGTGATCGAGGTGGACACGGCCGTTATCAAGAAGGCCGCCAGCGACGCGCGCAAGGCGGCGAAGGGATAG
- a CDS encoding head-tail connector protein — protein sequence MRVTVVIPPQPVVTWAEAKEHLRLDSDDEKVIVEAMIAAATEHLDGPSGYLGRALGLQTLEMFLPSFGVMSIAFPVLPAVDVVSVEYVDGNGETAILEAEDFELSGSLLRPTWPRSWPSAQWHGCDGEPVRIRYRAGYAVNPDADPVVSNIPAPIRAAILLMVGDLYRNRATVAVSNTYAVPMSTTVAALLQPYRVYR from the coding sequence ATGCGCGTCACCGTCGTCATCCCTCCTCAACCCGTGGTGACTTGGGCCGAAGCAAAGGAACATCTGCGCCTGGACAGTGACGATGAGAAGGTGATTGTCGAGGCGATGATCGCGGCGGCAACCGAGCATCTGGACGGTCCATCCGGCTATCTCGGTCGCGCGCTGGGTCTTCAGACGCTGGAAATGTTCCTGCCGTCGTTCGGAGTGATGTCGATCGCCTTCCCGGTCCTGCCAGCGGTGGACGTGGTGTCGGTCGAATATGTCGACGGCAATGGCGAAACGGCGATCCTGGAGGCCGAAGATTTCGAACTGAGCGGCAGCCTCCTTCGCCCCACCTGGCCGCGCTCGTGGCCGTCTGCGCAGTGGCACGGCTGCGATGGGGAGCCCGTTCGCATCCGCTACCGGGCCGGGTATGCCGTCAATCCCGACGCTGATCCTGTCGTGTCGAATATCCCCGCCCCGATCCGCGCGGCGATCCTGCTGATGGTGGGCGACTTGTATCGGAATCGCGCGACGGTTGCCGTGTCCAACACATATGCGGTGCCGATGTCGACCACGGTGGCGGCGTTGCTCCAGCCCTATAGGGTCTACCGCTGA
- a CDS encoding DUF3168 domain-containing protein — MDFQTAVRARLIADGAVAAIVAARVYWVERAKGSDLPAITIQVISDPRPAHLKGLDGARGTRVQLDCWALSYGAALALARAAIAALLDPATVSGKRFGNARVDGQRDLSETVADGTLVHRQSVDLILWHVGD, encoded by the coding sequence ATGGATTTTCAGACCGCCGTCAGGGCGCGGCTGATCGCCGACGGCGCGGTCGCCGCGATCGTCGCCGCGCGCGTCTATTGGGTGGAGCGGGCGAAGGGCTCCGATCTGCCCGCCATTACGATTCAGGTCATCAGCGATCCGCGACCGGCGCACCTGAAAGGGCTCGACGGCGCGCGCGGGACGCGGGTCCAGCTCGATTGCTGGGCGCTGTCCTATGGCGCAGCGCTAGCGCTCGCCCGCGCTGCCATCGCCGCGCTGCTCGATCCCGCCACCGTGTCGGGCAAGCGGTTCGGCAATGCGCGGGTCGATGGGCAGCGCGACCTTTCGGAAACCGTCGCTGACGGCACCCTTGTCCACCGGCAGTCGGTGGATCTTATCCTCTGGCACGTAGGAGATTGA
- a CDS encoding phage major capsid protein, producing the protein MKKLFFVGALRGALGAMTRNERRLGRYLRDGDGHPTDVKSLAEKIKKDFDAKFDKVKEIAEDAVGKAKTGEDLTKAAKELADEAITGMNEVKHRLDDMEQKLDRQKGDGDKAPTSIGSQFVADERVKAFLSGEGKRGKVDFTTKANLTSATTGAGGLGDAVNQTRLPGIIAPPDRRMTVRDLITPGRMDGNTLEYVKETGFTNNAAPVAEGAAKPQSDITFDLVSTTAKVIAHYAKASRQIMDDVSQLESYINGRLNYGLAYREELQILNGDGTGQNLLGIIPQATAYSAPVTIAGATSIDNVRLAMLQAALAEYPASGTVMHPIDWTVIELTKDAAGGYIFANPAQLTGPVLWGNPVVATQAIAQDKFLTGAFKLGAQYFDRWLARIEIATENEDDFIKNMITILNEERGALAVYRPEAFIYGDFGRIA; encoded by the coding sequence ATGAAGAAGCTGTTTTTTGTCGGCGCGCTGCGTGGCGCGCTGGGCGCGATGACGCGCAACGAACGCCGTCTCGGTCGGTACCTGCGCGACGGCGACGGCCACCCCACCGACGTCAAGTCGCTGGCTGAGAAGATCAAGAAGGATTTCGACGCCAAGTTCGACAAGGTGAAGGAGATCGCGGAAGACGCGGTCGGCAAGGCGAAGACCGGGGAAGACCTGACCAAGGCCGCCAAGGAACTCGCCGACGAAGCCATCACCGGCATGAACGAGGTGAAGCACCGCCTGGACGATATGGAGCAGAAGCTTGATCGGCAGAAGGGCGACGGGGACAAGGCTCCGACCTCGATCGGTTCGCAGTTCGTTGCCGACGAGCGCGTGAAGGCGTTTCTCAGCGGCGAAGGTAAGCGCGGCAAGGTCGATTTCACGACGAAGGCCAACCTGACCTCCGCGACCACCGGTGCTGGCGGCCTGGGCGACGCCGTCAACCAGACCCGCCTGCCGGGCATCATCGCCCCGCCCGACCGTCGCATGACCGTTCGCGACCTGATCACGCCCGGCCGGATGGACGGCAACACGCTGGAATATGTGAAGGAAACCGGCTTCACGAACAACGCCGCGCCCGTCGCAGAGGGCGCCGCCAAGCCGCAGTCGGACATCACGTTCGACCTCGTGTCGACCACCGCCAAGGTGATCGCGCACTACGCAAAGGCCTCGCGCCAGATCATGGATGACGTCTCGCAGCTCGAATCCTACATCAACGGCCGCCTCAACTATGGCCTGGCATATCGGGAAGAGTTGCAGATCCTGAACGGTGACGGCACCGGCCAGAACCTGCTGGGCATCATCCCGCAGGCAACCGCCTACAGCGCGCCGGTCACGATCGCCGGGGCGACCTCGATCGACAATGTCCGCCTCGCCATGCTTCAGGCTGCCCTGGCGGAATATCCGGCCAGCGGCACGGTCATGCACCCGATCGACTGGACGGTGATCGAACTGACGAAGGATGCGGCCGGCGGCTACATCTTCGCCAACCCGGCCCAGCTCACCGGCCCCGTGCTGTGGGGTAACCCTGTCGTCGCGACGCAGGCGATCGCGCAGGACAAGTTCCTGACCGGCGCCTTCAAGCTCGGCGCGCAGTATTTCGACCGCTGGCTCGCCCGCATCGAAATCGCCACCGAGAACGAGGATGATTTCATCAAGAACATGATCACCATCCTCAACGAAGAGCGCGGCGCTCTGGCGGTCTATCGCCCGGAAGCCTTCATCTACGGCGACTTCGGCCGCATCGCCTAA
- a CDS encoding DUF6362 family protein, which yields MYSFADVEERLIEAMLVMSRLSDREAGWLRVKASWPDIVREREAGDYDARGYLGNSSDIPIKPLPATRRDVDQMEQAFGWVLAAKPDDRRLIALAIGALARGAKRVPWMQLRKPMGIKLGAHGLRKRYERAMHLVTKAANAQKCAELACQTL from the coding sequence ATGTATAGCTTTGCCGATGTGGAAGAGCGCCTGATAGAGGCCATGCTGGTCATGTCGCGCCTGTCGGACCGGGAAGCGGGATGGCTGCGGGTCAAGGCCAGCTGGCCGGATATCGTCCGCGAACGGGAGGCCGGCGACTATGACGCGCGCGGATACCTGGGCAACAGCAGCGACATCCCGATCAAGCCGCTGCCCGCCACCCGGCGCGACGTCGACCAGATGGAGCAGGCATTCGGGTGGGTGCTGGCGGCCAAGCCGGACGATCGGCGGCTGATCGCGCTGGCCATCGGGGCGCTGGCGCGCGGTGCGAAGCGGGTGCCGTGGATGCAGTTGCGCAAGCCGATGGGGATCAAGCTCGGCGCGCACGGCCTGCGGAAGCGATATGAGCGGGCGATGCATCTGGTGACAAAGGCCGCAAACGCGCAGAAATGCGCGGAGTTGGCGTGTCAAACGCTATAA
- a CDS encoding GDSL-type esterase/lipase family protein, protein MSSSAAIWAASKGGALSPLSLSSAELAFGTAVTLNIVGATAGSALSSSDLPMGWTLNSAARTISGTPNKRGSIAFSITETLAGKANSPKTTALGLFVADAAPSATALASAIDGAIGRGIRPRNERIAVIGDSIAYGNSFSASATNVKLYAKGYLNWASFLGRQRWSFRNQDNFGGSGDNTNDVILRIDAALAATTAGTVVLDCLTNDGPNGISLAQSKTNYQLLIAKILESGKVCICITPRPRDITASSLTMTATQYRDHLARRDFVLGLHNPGAGIYAVDMWRYLADPASANGAMRANFSYDGLHPGVLGGYWGGKALAELLGTGRGHGLFPFRDVLPGQNSDVFNASYPRGCVNSNPMMQGGTTAATGYTVGGGSGVTATGSKASPPSGRTDIQQIVLGGTGSAAGDVFDFYQTISAGNLAVGDVVEAFAEVEYDSLSGLTSHGLTLVDTGNFSNIVGFLVDSTDINAMPFVLPEPVQGVMRTPRLTLSSTTLRAGMKGRSINGQAVACTYRVGAMSVRKVI, encoded by the coding sequence ATGAGCAGTAGCGCCGCCATCTGGGCCGCCAGCAAAGGCGGCGCCCTGTCCCCCCTGTCGCTATCCTCGGCCGAGCTTGCTTTCGGTACCGCCGTCACGCTGAATATTGTCGGCGCGACGGCCGGTTCGGCATTGTCGTCATCCGATCTGCCCATGGGATGGACGCTCAACAGCGCCGCCCGGACGATTTCCGGCACGCCGAACAAGCGGGGCAGCATCGCATTTTCAATCACCGAGACGCTGGCGGGCAAGGCCAACTCGCCGAAGACGACCGCGCTCGGCCTGTTTGTTGCCGACGCTGCCCCCTCTGCTACCGCCCTCGCCTCTGCCATCGATGGCGCAATCGGCCGCGGCATTCGCCCGCGCAATGAGCGCATCGCCGTGATCGGTGACAGCATTGCATACGGCAACAGCTTCTCGGCCAGCGCAACGAACGTGAAGCTCTATGCCAAGGGCTATCTCAATTGGGCATCCTTCCTCGGCCGGCAGCGCTGGTCGTTCCGTAATCAGGATAATTTCGGCGGTTCCGGCGACAACACGAACGACGTCATTCTCCGCATCGACGCAGCTCTCGCCGCCACGACGGCAGGAACCGTCGTTCTGGACTGCTTGACGAACGATGGCCCCAATGGAATCAGCCTTGCCCAGTCGAAGACGAATTATCAGCTGCTGATCGCAAAAATACTGGAATCGGGCAAAGTCTGCATTTGCATCACGCCGCGCCCGCGCGACATCACCGCGTCGAGCCTGACCATGACGGCCACGCAGTATCGCGATCATCTGGCGCGCCGCGATTTCGTGCTGGGCCTGCATAACCCTGGCGCTGGCATCTATGCCGTCGACATGTGGCGGTATCTCGCCGATCCCGCCAGCGCTAACGGAGCGATGCGCGCAAACTTCAGTTATGACGGCCTGCATCCTGGCGTGTTGGGTGGCTATTGGGGCGGTAAGGCGCTGGCCGAACTGCTCGGCACCGGCCGGGGACATGGCCTGTTCCCGTTCCGCGACGTGCTGCCGGGCCAGAACAGCGACGTGTTCAATGCCTCCTACCCGCGAGGCTGCGTCAACTCCAACCCGATGATGCAGGGCGGCACGACCGCTGCAACCGGCTATACCGTCGGCGGCGGATCGGGTGTCACGGCGACCGGCTCCAAAGCCAGCCCGCCCAGCGGACGCACCGATATTCAGCAGATCGTGCTGGGCGGTACCGGCTCGGCAGCGGGCGACGTGTTCGATTTCTACCAGACGATCAGCGCGGGCAACCTTGCCGTGGGCGATGTGGTCGAAGCCTTCGCCGAGGTCGAATATGACAGCCTGTCGGGCCTGACTTCGCACGGCCTCACCTTGGTCGATACCGGCAATTTTTCCAACATCGTCGGTTTCCTCGTGGACAGCACCGACATCAACGCCATGCCGTTCGTGCTGCCCGAGCCGGTGCAGGGCGTCATGCGCACGCCGCGCCTGACGCTCAGTTCCACCACGCTGCGCGCTGGCATGAAAGGCCGTTCCATCAATGGACAGGCTGTGGCCTGCACCTATCGTGTGGGCGCGATGTCCGTCCGGAAGGTCATCTGA
- a CDS encoding phage portal protein, whose amino-acid sequence MNWFKKSIIYVARAIGLTDARLARYFSGPESYTGESVTASSAMALSTTWACVNLIAGTLASLPLMVYRGSGDQRVVATDHPLYKLLHDSPNADQTSLEFWEFMCASLELQGNAYSRINRAGDGRITSLSPPIPAEWMTVRRLPYGKLEYSWTEEGETHTVTEEHMLHLRGFGGSPLGGLSTLTFGRQVFGLAQALERTAATTFANGIRPSGVLKVKDTLKPEQRQQVEQLLLEKYQGAIRAGTPLVLDRDMEWSQLTIDPADAQFLESRTFSVEEICRMFGVPPVMIGHTSKTSSWPSSTEQQGLILQKFTFRRRLKRIEQRLEKSLLTAADRAAGIRCEFNMEGILRGDSGARATFYQIALQNGWMTINEVRRLENMPPVAGGNVPRMQMQNVPITEAAGIDHNGGPTLEEDDDTDEE is encoded by the coding sequence ATGAACTGGTTCAAGAAGTCGATCATCTACGTCGCTCGCGCGATCGGGCTGACCGACGCGCGGCTGGCGCGCTATTTCTCCGGCCCTGAGAGCTACACTGGGGAGAGTGTGACGGCGTCGTCCGCGATGGCGCTTTCCACAACATGGGCTTGTGTGAACCTGATCGCAGGCACGTTGGCCTCGCTGCCACTGATGGTCTACCGCGGGTCGGGGGATCAGCGCGTGGTCGCAACCGATCACCCGCTATACAAGCTTCTGCACGACAGCCCGAACGCTGATCAGACTTCGCTGGAATTCTGGGAGTTCATGTGTGCCAGCCTTGAGCTGCAAGGCAATGCGTATAGTCGGATCAATCGTGCCGGCGATGGTCGCATCACTTCCCTCTCGCCGCCTATACCCGCCGAATGGATGACGGTGCGCCGCCTTCCATATGGCAAGCTGGAATATAGCTGGACCGAGGAAGGCGAGACGCACACCGTAACCGAAGAGCATATGCTCCACCTGCGCGGCTTCGGTGGCAGTCCGCTCGGCGGCCTATCTACCCTGACCTTCGGGCGTCAGGTCTTCGGGCTGGCCCAAGCGCTGGAGCGCACTGCCGCGACGACGTTCGCCAATGGCATCCGCCCTTCCGGCGTGCTGAAGGTCAAGGACACGCTCAAGCCAGAACAGCGGCAGCAGGTGGAGCAGCTGCTGCTGGAAAAGTATCAGGGGGCGATACGAGCCGGCACGCCGCTGGTGTTAGACCGCGACATGGAATGGTCGCAGCTCACCATCGATCCTGCTGATGCGCAGTTTCTTGAAAGCCGCACATTCTCTGTTGAAGAGATTTGCCGAATGTTCGGCGTTCCGCCGGTGATGATCGGCCACACGTCGAAAACGTCCAGCTGGCCGAGCAGCACCGAGCAGCAAGGCCTGATCCTCCAGAAGTTCACGTTCCGTCGGCGCCTAAAGCGCATCGAACAGCGCCTCGAAAAGAGCCTGCTCACTGCCGCCGATCGCGCGGCAGGCATCCGCTGCGAATTCAACATGGAAGGCATCCTGCGCGGCGACAGCGGCGCGCGGGCCACCTTCTACCAGATCGCCCTGCAAAACGGCTGGATGACCATCAACGAAGTGCGCCGGCTGGAGAATATGCCGCCGGTCGCCGGTGGCAATGTCCCCCGGATGCAGATGCAGAATGTCCCGATCACCGAGGCGGCAGGCATTGACCACAATGGTGGGCCGACCCTGGAGGAAGACGATGATACTGACGAAGAATAG
- a CDS encoding head-tail adaptor protein: MSLDAGRRDKRIVVEIRSVETDDYGGEVETWSEAAKPWADVIYGAGAEQRAAAQQGASQIASFEFPRDSRTRDINPTDHRILFDGGIWNITAKQELEANEGIRVTAIRAAP, encoded by the coding sequence ATGTCGCTGGATGCAGGGCGTCGCGACAAGAGAATTGTCGTCGAGATCAGATCTGTGGAAACCGACGATTATGGCGGCGAGGTCGAGACTTGGTCGGAAGCCGCAAAACCTTGGGCTGATGTCATCTACGGGGCTGGAGCAGAGCAGCGAGCGGCAGCGCAGCAAGGCGCTTCCCAGATCGCCTCTTTCGAATTTCCGCGAGATAGCCGGACGCGCGACATCAACCCGACCGATCACCGCATCCTGTTCGATGGCGGCATCTGGAATATCACCGCCAAGCAGGAGCTGGAGGCAAACGAGGGCATTCGCGTAACCGCGATCCGGGCAGCGCCATGA
- a CDS encoding HNH endonuclease signature motif containing protein, protein MGRLKALGSRVGSMPAKVRAAPKQAEGFYSSSAWRELVRDRRRDPDYQLARQRAKPGERLILDHIVERKDGGADLDPANTQWLTNSEHQAKTAAARAARSRGETWGGGSKV, encoded by the coding sequence ATGGGACGGCTCAAAGCGCTAGGCTCCCGCGTCGGGTCGATGCCCGCCAAGGTCAGGGCTGCTCCGAAGCAAGCCGAAGGGTTCTACTCGTCGTCGGCGTGGCGCGAGCTGGTCCGCGATCGTCGCCGCGACCCAGACTATCAGCTGGCGCGCCAGCGGGCCAAGCCGGGTGAGCGTCTGATCCTCGACCACATCGTCGAGCGCAAGGATGGCGGCGCGGACCTCGACCCTGCCAACACGCAATGGCTGACCAACTCGGAGCATCAGGCGAAGACGGCGGCGGCGCGGGCGGCGAGGTCGCGCGGCGAGACGTGGGGGGGTGGGTCAAAAGTCTAG
- a CDS encoding HK97 family phage prohead protease, with translation MILTKNSSICLDTKAISDTGVIEGYASVFGVVDSYSEVVEPGAFVDSLVKSQRTGRRVKMLYQHDPSQVIGVWDDLAEDSKGLWVKGRLLIDRVPKAAEVHGLLQEKALDGLSIGYRTIEAKPKDGKPGVLSLLKLDLIENSIVTFAANERARVEVVKSMLTGGTMPTVREFQETLRELGFSKSKAAALASACAPHLRGEPEVEADPMMAFLEMLRSAPIEDLTGEP, from the coding sequence ATGATACTGACGAAGAATAGCTCCATCTGCCTCGACACGAAGGCCATCTCGGACACCGGCGTCATCGAGGGCTATGCCAGCGTGTTCGGCGTCGTGGACAGCTATAGCGAGGTCGTGGAGCCGGGCGCGTTCGTGGACAGCCTGGTGAAGAGCCAGCGCACGGGCCGTCGCGTGAAAATGCTGTATCAGCACGACCCGTCGCAGGTGATCGGTGTCTGGGACGACCTGGCCGAGGACAGCAAGGGGCTGTGGGTCAAGGGGCGCCTCCTGATCGACCGCGTGCCCAAGGCCGCTGAGGTGCACGGCCTGCTTCAGGAGAAAGCGCTCGACGGCCTGTCGATCGGATACCGCACCATCGAGGCCAAGCCCAAGGACGGTAAGCCGGGCGTCCTGTCCTTGCTGAAGCTGGACCTGATCGAAAACAGCATCGTCACCTTCGCCGCCAATGAACGGGCGCGCGTCGAGGTGGTCAAGTCCATGTTGACCGGCGGCACCATGCCGACCGTTCGTGAATTTCAGGAAACCCTGCGGGAGCTTGGTTTCTCGAAAAGCAAGGCTGCTGCCCTGGCGTCGGCCTGCGCACCGCATCTTCGGGGGGAACCCGAGGTCGAAGCGGACCCCATGATGGCCTTTCTGGAAATGCTCCGGTCTGCGCCGATCGAAGACCTCACGGGTGAGCCGTAA
- a CDS encoding phage tail tube protein, with protein sequence MAETQEASVGYMGEVWLNNGTALYELNQVKGFQIPGGGERDQTETTHLKSPNWRREYVSTFYADSDFEVTLNSRPLSTTDTLLEAARAAGDAREMLVVLPENGEPVAQISLTAKCVNYNRGEVSVDGVMEATATFRVVTIEEIESYVAPAP encoded by the coding sequence ATGGCGGAAACGCAAGAGGCCAGCGTTGGCTACATGGGAGAGGTCTGGCTGAATAACGGCACCGCCCTGTACGAGCTGAACCAGGTCAAGGGGTTCCAGATCCCCGGCGGTGGCGAGCGCGACCAGACCGAAACCACTCACCTGAAGTCGCCCAACTGGCGCCGCGAATATGTCAGCACCTTTTACGCTGACAGCGATTTTGAGGTAACGCTGAACAGCCGCCCTCTATCGACGACCGACACGCTGCTGGAAGCGGCGCGCGCTGCCGGCGATGCGCGAGAAATGCTGGTCGTGCTGCCGGAGAATGGCGAGCCAGTGGCGCAGATCAGCCTGACGGCGAAGTGCGTGAACTATAATCGCGGTGAGGTTTCGGTGGACGGCGTGATGGAAGCAACCGCGACCTTCCGCGTCGTGACGATTGAAGAGATCGAATCCTACGTGGCGCCGGCGCCGTAA